From Streptomyces chrestomyceticus JCM 4735, one genomic window encodes:
- a CDS encoding SIS domain-containing protein produces MGESNRLAGQYFDAAIDLLRRVRDEEDERIGAAGTLIADTVEAGGRIFAFGAGHSSLAAQDTVYRAGGLALMNLLTVPGVVGVDVRPATLGSALERVDGLAGAVLDTSPLEAGDVLIVISLSGRNSLPVEMAMNARALGLKVIGLTSVAYAEETRSRHVSGTYLRDHCDIVLDSKIPVGDAELTLPGIEAPFAPASTVVTSAVMQAVVATAAGVLADRGIDPPLLRSGNVDGGHDWNGRVMREYADRIYYRQ; encoded by the coding sequence ATGGGCGAGAGCAACCGGTTGGCCGGGCAGTACTTCGACGCCGCGATCGACCTGCTGCGCCGGGTGCGCGACGAGGAGGACGAGCGGATCGGCGCCGCCGGGACGCTCATCGCCGACACCGTCGAGGCCGGCGGCCGGATCTTCGCCTTCGGCGCCGGGCACTCCTCCCTCGCCGCGCAGGACACGGTCTACCGGGCCGGCGGCCTCGCCCTCATGAACCTGCTGACCGTCCCGGGCGTCGTCGGCGTCGACGTACGGCCCGCGACGCTCGGCAGCGCGCTGGAGCGGGTGGACGGGCTGGCCGGGGCGGTCCTGGACACCAGCCCGCTGGAGGCCGGTGACGTGCTGATCGTCATCTCGCTCTCCGGCCGCAACTCGCTGCCGGTCGAGATGGCCATGAACGCGCGGGCGCTGGGCCTCAAGGTCATCGGGCTGACGTCGGTGGCGTACGCGGAGGAGACCAGGTCGCGGCACGTCTCCGGCACGTACCTGCGGGACCACTGCGACATCGTCCTGGACAGCAAGATCCCGGTGGGCGACGCGGAGTTGACGCTGCCGGGCATCGAGGCGCCGTTCGCCCCGGCCTCGACGGTCGTCACCAGCGCGGTCATGCAGGCCGTCGTCGCGACGGCCGCCGGCGTCCTGGCCGACCGCGGCATCGACCCGCCGCTGCTGCGCTCCGGGAACGTGGACGGCGGCCACGACTGGAACGGCCGGGTGATGCGGGAGTACGCGGACCGGATCTACTACCGGCAGTAG
- a CDS encoding metal-dependent transcriptional regulator — protein sequence MSGLIDTTEMYLRTILELEEEGVVPMRARIAERLEQSGPTVSQTVARMERDGLLTVAGDRHLELTEEGRRLATRVMRKHRLAECLLVDVIGLEWEQVHAEACRWEHVMSEAVERRVVELLRHPTESPYGNPIPGLEELGEKAEADPFLDAGMVSLMDLEAGADGKTVVVRRIGEPIQADAQLMYTLRRAGVQPGAVVSVTESATGVLVGSSGEAAELESEIAAHVFVAKR from the coding sequence ATGTCCGGACTGATCGACACCACGGAGATGTATCTCCGCACCATCCTTGAGCTGGAAGAGGAAGGTGTGGTCCCGATGCGCGCCCGGATCGCGGAGCGGCTCGAACAGAGCGGCCCGACGGTCAGCCAGACCGTGGCGCGCATGGAGCGGGACGGCCTGCTCACGGTCGCGGGCGACCGCCACCTGGAGCTGACCGAGGAGGGCCGCCGGCTGGCGACCCGCGTCATGCGCAAGCACCGGCTCGCCGAGTGTCTGCTCGTCGACGTCATCGGGCTGGAGTGGGAGCAGGTGCACGCCGAGGCGTGCCGCTGGGAGCACGTGATGAGCGAGGCGGTCGAGCGCCGCGTCGTGGAACTGCTCCGGCATCCGACGGAGTCGCCGTACGGCAACCCGATCCCGGGTCTGGAGGAGCTGGGCGAGAAGGCCGAGGCCGACCCGTTCCTGGACGCCGGCATGGTGAGCCTGATGGACCTGGAGGCCGGCGCGGACGGCAAGACGGTCGTGGTGCGCCGGATCGGCGAGCCCATCCAGGCCGACGCCCAGCTCATGTACACGCTGCGGCGGGCCGGTGTGCAGCCGGGCGCGGTGGTCAGCGTGACCGAGTCCGCCACGGGCGTCCTGGTCGGCAGCAGCGGCGAGGCGGCAGAGCTGGAATCCGAGATCGCCGCGCACGTCTTCGTCGCCAAGCGCTGA
- a CDS encoding alpha/beta fold hydrolase, producing the protein MVRRIDVTGAGGVRLAAWEFTDPPKTGRGGEEGEHGPGVLLLHGLMGRASHWAETARWLGSRCRAVGLDQRGHGRSEKPQDGPYDRETYIADGIAAVEQLGLAPAVLIGHSMGALTAWQMAARRPDLVSALVVCDMRASALGAASQQEWADWFRSWPVPFATLADVRKWFGEDDPTLERPKPARGDFFAEIMAERADGWRPVFSRHQMLTARETWVHDAHWEDLALVRCPTLVVRGLDGELGRAEAQEMVRVLPHGVYAEIPDAGHWLPWEAPEEWRGVLGPFLESVLPS; encoded by the coding sequence ATGGTGCGGCGCATCGACGTGACGGGGGCCGGCGGTGTCCGGCTCGCCGCCTGGGAGTTCACCGACCCGCCGAAGACCGGCCGGGGCGGGGAGGAAGGGGAGCACGGTCCTGGTGTGCTGCTCCTGCACGGCCTGATGGGGCGCGCGTCGCACTGGGCCGAGACCGCCCGCTGGCTCGGTTCCCGCTGCCGCGCCGTCGGCCTGGACCAGCGCGGTCACGGCCGCAGCGAGAAGCCCCAGGACGGCCCGTACGACCGCGAGACGTACATCGCCGACGGCATCGCCGCCGTCGAGCAGCTCGGCCTGGCGCCCGCCGTCCTGATCGGCCACTCCATGGGCGCCCTGACGGCCTGGCAGATGGCCGCCCGCCGGCCCGACCTGGTGAGCGCGCTGGTCGTCTGCGACATGCGGGCCTCCGCCCTGGGCGCGGCCTCGCAGCAGGAGTGGGCGGACTGGTTCCGCTCCTGGCCGGTACCGTTCGCCACCCTCGCGGACGTACGCAAGTGGTTCGGCGAGGACGACCCGACCCTGGAACGGCCCAAGCCCGCCCGCGGCGACTTCTTCGCCGAGATCATGGCCGAACGCGCGGACGGCTGGCGCCCGGTCTTCTCCCGCCACCAGATGCTCACCGCCCGCGAGACCTGGGTCCATGACGCCCATTGGGAGGACCTCGCCCTGGTGCGGTGCCCCACGCTCGTGGTCCGCGGCCTGGACGGCGAACTGGGCCGCGCCGAGGCCCAGGAGATGGTCCGCGTCCTCCCGCACGGGGTGTACGCCGAGATCCCGGACGCCGGGCACTGGCTCCCCTGGGAAGCCCCCGAGGAGTGGCGAGGCGTCCTGGGCCCCTTCCTGGAGTCCGTCCTCCCGTCCTGA